In Gemmata obscuriglobus, a single genomic region encodes these proteins:
- a CDS encoding sulfurtransferase TusA family protein: MNDEPDWDAGGMGCGELVMLLRMRLLPLAPGTRFTVRATDAAAPEDIPAWCRLTRHALVSARHPIYVIQRREN, encoded by the coding sequence ATGAACGACGAACCCGATTGGGACGCCGGCGGCATGGGCTGCGGCGAGCTGGTCATGCTGCTCCGGATGCGGTTACTGCCGCTCGCGCCGGGCACACGGTTCACCGTGCGCGCGACCGACGCGGCGGCGCCGGAAGACATCCCCGCCTGGTGCCGGCTCACCCGGCACGCGCTCGTTTCGGCCCGGCACCCGATTTACGTCATCCAGCGAAGGGAGAACTGA
- a CDS encoding DsrE family protein, whose translation MPGKFCINLTCAKDNPDKATVAFVVANAAVASDQETVVFLSTEGVRVAVAGYADEIAEEGFAPLKELMANFAAAGGKIYVCSPCFKKRKLDETALVAGAVMVGGAKLVEFMSTGCPSLSY comes from the coding sequence ATGCCCGGCAAATTCTGCATCAACCTGACCTGCGCGAAGGACAACCCCGACAAGGCCACCGTGGCGTTCGTGGTGGCCAACGCGGCCGTCGCGTCGGACCAGGAAACCGTCGTGTTCCTCAGCACCGAGGGCGTCCGGGTCGCGGTGGCCGGGTACGCCGATGAAATCGCCGAAGAGGGCTTCGCCCCGCTCAAGGAACTCATGGCGAACTTCGCAGCGGCCGGCGGAAAGATCTACGTCTGCTCCCCGTGCTTCAAGAAGCGCAAGCTGGACGAGACCGCGCTGGTCGCAGGCGCGGTCATGGTCGGTGGGGCGAAGCTGGTGGAGTTCATGAGCACGGGCTGCCCGAGCCTCTCGTACTAG
- a CDS encoding sulfurtransferase TusA family protein, whose protein sequence is MDWSERHTVPPDASFDGGNLDCGNGLLLLIRRHIDPLTPGQVLEVRSSESSVEDDLPAWARLTGNALLSRTRSGDVRSYLIRKAGTASSTAPAPRHPVDRERIPAGPSPTETAAAPGTIKPFAVMGVGSWPRPAWLVRALHERLAGRLPEDEFQQYADDAVRLAVAAQERAGVDVVTDGEQRRDNYASFVATRLDNCQLIPITDLLPYVTDPEHFAEELRALDVPAEKVRHPAVFGRLARSRPLTGHELNFARAVTAKPVKVALPGPYLLTRTMWLECVSDKAYLDREALARDIVSALRAEANDLLAAGAAVVQFDEPVLTEVVFARPTARQSFMCGALSERRALAEELAFAAQLLRAVLDGLPRERVALHVCRGNWSRDESVALSGPYTPLVPLLAELPVGTLFLELATPRAGELAPLADLPKGCRVGVGVVNQKLDRVEPIDEIVAKATAAAELFGPERVLLNPDCGFATFADSPVSSAGVAEAKLGAIAQAARVLRARYGLG, encoded by the coding sequence ATGGACTGGTCCGAACGACACACGGTCCCGCCGGACGCCAGCTTCGACGGCGGCAACCTCGACTGCGGCAACGGGTTGCTCCTGCTGATCCGCCGGCACATCGACCCGCTCACACCGGGTCAGGTGCTGGAAGTGCGCTCGTCCGAATCGTCCGTGGAAGACGACCTACCCGCGTGGGCGCGGCTCACCGGCAACGCCCTGTTGTCACGCACGCGCTCGGGTGATGTGCGCAGCTACCTGATTCGCAAAGCCGGCACGGCGTCCAGTACCGCTCCCGCACCGCGCCACCCCGTTGACCGCGAGCGCATTCCGGCGGGACCGTCGCCAACCGAAACGGCCGCGGCCCCGGGCACGATCAAGCCCTTCGCTGTGATGGGTGTCGGGAGTTGGCCGCGGCCGGCGTGGCTGGTCCGGGCGCTGCACGAACGCCTGGCGGGGCGGCTCCCGGAGGACGAGTTCCAGCAGTACGCCGACGACGCGGTCCGGCTCGCGGTCGCGGCCCAGGAGCGCGCCGGCGTTGACGTGGTCACCGACGGCGAGCAGCGCCGCGACAACTACGCCAGCTTCGTCGCCACCCGGCTCGACAACTGCCAGCTCATCCCGATCACCGACCTGTTGCCCTACGTCACAGACCCCGAACACTTCGCGGAAGAGTTGCGCGCCCTGGATGTGCCTGCCGAAAAGGTGCGTCACCCCGCGGTGTTCGGCCGGCTGGCACGCTCACGCCCGCTCACGGGTCACGAGTTGAACTTCGCCCGCGCCGTCACGGCGAAACCGGTCAAAGTCGCGCTCCCGGGGCCGTACCTGCTCACACGCACGATGTGGCTCGAGTGCGTCTCCGACAAAGCCTACCTGGACCGCGAAGCGCTCGCCCGCGACATCGTTTCGGCCCTCCGCGCCGAGGCCAACGACCTCCTCGCCGCCGGCGCGGCGGTCGTGCAGTTCGACGAGCCCGTTCTGACGGAAGTCGTGTTCGCGCGCCCGACCGCCCGGCAGTCGTTCATGTGCGGCGCGCTGAGCGAGCGCCGGGCGCTCGCCGAGGAACTCGCGTTCGCGGCGCAGCTCCTTCGCGCGGTGCTGGACGGACTGCCGCGCGAGCGGGTGGCGCTCCACGTGTGCCGCGGGAACTGGTCGCGGGACGAGAGCGTCGCGCTGTCCGGGCCGTACACGCCGCTCGTGCCGCTGCTCGCGGAACTGCCGGTCGGCACGCTCTTCCTCGAACTCGCCACCCCGCGGGCCGGCGAGTTGGCCCCGCTGGCGGACCTCCCCAAAGGGTGCCGGGTCGGGGTGGGCGTCGTGAACCAGAAGCTCGACCGCGTCGAACCGATCGACGAAATCGTGGCGAAGGCGACCGCGGCGGCCGAGCTGTTCGGCCCCGAGCGGGTGCTCCTCAACCCCGACTGCGGGTTCGCCACGTTCGCGGACAGCCCCGTGTCATCGGCCGGAGTGGCCGAGGCGAAACTCGGGGCGATCGCACAGGCCGCGCGCGTGCTCCGCGCGCGGTACGGGTTGGGCTGA
- a CDS encoding DUF1559 domain-containing protein, protein MVRNSRSKGFTLIELLVVIAIIAVLIGLLLPAVQKVREAAARSQSQNNLKQIALATRSFEANHETTPPIFGQLRGSGTSGSVFYHLLPHFEQSAVYNLGPDAARAQPLKVLRHPADRTMTGDGVFDLPTAAPSWAASTGTANPYPAWANSANTTWGLSSYSANWQVFGDQGARLTKIQDGLSNTIIFNEKYAVATRPSGNPMFGATLWGYGVDPRTIPNDFTPALAVGQYPGDAQWANGLAATSLYVNGYWPRTGFVNKGGPVTTAWTGTAPWMCRCMLRPEFAPPPNNAHCLKSQSISSSGIHVAFADGSVRFISSGVSDPNWSAGETPADGEVIAPD, encoded by the coding sequence GTGGTTCGGAACTCAAGGTCGAAGGGCTTCACGCTGATCGAGTTGCTCGTGGTGATCGCGATCATCGCGGTGCTGATCGGGCTGTTGCTCCCGGCGGTCCAGAAGGTCCGGGAAGCCGCCGCGCGGTCGCAATCACAGAACAACCTGAAGCAGATCGCGCTGGCGACACGGAGCTTCGAGGCAAACCACGAAACCACCCCGCCGATCTTCGGCCAGCTCCGCGGCAGCGGCACCTCGGGCTCGGTTTTCTACCACCTGCTGCCGCACTTCGAGCAGAGCGCGGTGTACAACCTCGGGCCGGACGCCGCCCGGGCGCAGCCGCTCAAGGTGCTGCGGCACCCGGCGGACCGCACGATGACCGGCGACGGCGTGTTCGACCTGCCCACGGCCGCGCCCTCCTGGGCCGCCTCGACCGGCACCGCGAACCCGTACCCGGCGTGGGCGAACTCGGCCAACACCACGTGGGGGCTGAGCAGCTACTCGGCCAACTGGCAGGTGTTCGGCGACCAGGGCGCCCGGCTGACGAAGATCCAGGACGGGCTGTCGAACACGATCATCTTCAACGAGAAGTACGCGGTCGCGACGCGGCCGAGCGGGAACCCGATGTTCGGCGCCACCCTGTGGGGCTACGGCGTCGACCCGCGGACGATCCCGAACGACTTCACACCGGCGCTGGCGGTCGGGCAGTACCCGGGCGACGCGCAGTGGGCAAACGGGTTGGCGGCCACATCGCTGTACGTGAACGGCTACTGGCCGCGCACCGGGTTCGTGAACAAGGGCGGCCCGGTGACGACCGCGTGGACCGGCACCGCGCCGTGGATGTGCCGGTGCATGTTGCGCCCGGAGTTCGCGCCGCCGCCCAACAACGCGCACTGCCTGAAATCGCAGAGCATTAGCTCGTCGGGCATCCATGTGGCGTTCGCCGACGGCTCAGTACGGTTTATCAGTAGCGGCGTGAGCGACCCGAACTGGTCCGCGGGTGAAACGCCGGCCGACGGCGAAGTGATTGCTCCGGATTGA
- a CDS encoding GNAT family N-acetyltransferase — MARWLLDLRSVCGHPWRLGLATEPHELDAVFKLRYDVFVAEQGYNYVGTDRGPGRDADQFDAWCDQLFLFDDDRQRVVGTYRAISGPSAVANGGFYASDEFDLAPLKPIAHEILQGGRACVAAEYRSTLAFQYLSYGMELLLREYGCKYLLGADSFRADADELNRIYSYLLRHRMDPEWAVEPWPLNRVGSLREVPVSPADERTLPEIVRMDLRLGFLACSPPVWDPGFGCYDVLMLGRRDRLTRAYTGVVQRLERLIASGRSNAASGAEP, encoded by the coding sequence ATGGCGCGGTGGCTGCTGGACCTGCGGTCGGTGTGCGGGCACCCGTGGCGGCTCGGGCTGGCGACCGAGCCGCACGAACTGGATGCCGTGTTCAAGCTCCGGTACGACGTGTTCGTCGCGGAACAGGGCTACAACTACGTCGGCACCGACCGCGGCCCCGGGCGCGACGCCGACCAGTTCGACGCCTGGTGTGACCAACTCTTCCTCTTCGATGACGACCGGCAGCGGGTGGTGGGCACGTACCGGGCGATCAGCGGGCCGAGCGCGGTCGCCAACGGGGGGTTCTACGCGTCCGACGAGTTCGACCTGGCTCCGCTGAAGCCGATCGCGCACGAGATCCTCCAGGGGGGCCGCGCGTGCGTCGCGGCCGAGTACCGCAGCACGCTCGCGTTCCAGTACCTTTCTTACGGCATGGAACTGCTCCTCCGCGAGTACGGCTGTAAGTACCTGCTCGGCGCCGACAGCTTTCGCGCCGACGCGGACGAGCTGAACCGCATCTACTCGTACCTGTTGCGGCACCGGATGGACCCGGAGTGGGCGGTCGAGCCGTGGCCGCTGAACCGCGTGGGAAGCTTGCGCGAGGTGCCCGTGTCCCCTGCGGATGAGCGCACGCTGCCCGAAATCGTCCGCATGGATCTGCGGCTCGGGTTCCTGGCGTGCAGCCCGCCGGTGTGGGACCCGGGGTTCGGGTGCTACGACGTGCTCATGTTGGGCCGCCGCGACCGGCTCACCCGGGCGTACACGGGCGTGGTGCAGCGGCTCGAACGGCTCATCGCTTCGGGGCGGTCAAACGCGGCGAGCGGGGCCGAACCGTAA
- the lysA gene encoding diaminopimelate decarboxylase, whose amino-acid sequence MDHFDYRDRTLFCEDVPVPELAEKYGTPLYVYSEAALVANLNEVQTAFRDANPVICYSVKANGNLSICRLMGQHGSGFDVTSQGEFQRALKAGPAAAKVVFAGVGKTDSEIEFALKNGVFLFDVESEQELHAIGAVAQKLGVKADVALRVNPDLPPKTHVKTDTSVKGVKFGLDIETIVDVAKGVVGHPGLSVVGLHMHLGSPILKADPYRMGAEKGLGLIKQFRAQGHDIKYLNMGGGFGINYRKDEAKPASAFADVILPVVKESGCQLILEPGRFIVGNAAVLLSRVVFTKSTGGKHYVIQDAAMNDLIRPTLYGSFHRIWPVAPAAGVPVTPDVNGDPDDPQPFREMPNCFKQDVVGPVCESGDYLAKDRPLPGLTRGDLLAVFSAGAYGMTMSSNYNSRCRAAEVLVSGRTHRLIRRRETFADLVACEEDCLT is encoded by the coding sequence ATGGACCACTTCGACTACCGCGACCGCACCCTGTTCTGCGAAGACGTCCCCGTTCCCGAACTCGCGGAGAAGTACGGCACCCCGCTGTACGTCTACTCCGAGGCCGCGCTGGTCGCGAACCTCAACGAGGTGCAGACCGCGTTCCGGGACGCCAACCCCGTCATCTGTTACAGTGTGAAGGCGAACGGCAACCTGTCGATTTGCCGCCTGATGGGGCAACACGGGTCCGGCTTCGACGTCACCTCGCAGGGCGAGTTCCAGCGCGCCCTGAAGGCCGGCCCGGCGGCCGCGAAGGTCGTGTTCGCCGGCGTCGGCAAAACCGACTCCGAGATCGAGTTCGCGCTGAAGAACGGCGTGTTCCTGTTCGACGTCGAGAGCGAGCAAGAACTCCACGCGATCGGCGCCGTGGCCCAGAAACTCGGCGTCAAGGCTGATGTCGCGCTGCGCGTCAACCCGGACCTGCCGCCGAAGACGCACGTCAAAACCGACACCAGCGTCAAGGGCGTGAAGTTCGGCCTCGACATCGAAACCATCGTGGACGTCGCGAAGGGGGTCGTCGGACACCCGGGGCTGTCCGTCGTCGGGCTGCACATGCACCTGGGCTCGCCCATCCTGAAGGCCGACCCGTACCGGATGGGGGCCGAAAAGGGGCTGGGGCTCATCAAGCAGTTCCGGGCACAGGGGCACGACATCAAGTACCTGAACATGGGCGGCGGGTTCGGGATCAACTACCGGAAGGACGAGGCGAAGCCGGCCAGCGCGTTCGCGGACGTCATCCTCCCGGTCGTCAAGGAGAGCGGCTGCCAGCTCATCCTCGAACCCGGGCGGTTCATCGTCGGGAACGCCGCGGTCCTGCTCAGCCGCGTCGTGTTCACGAAGTCCACCGGCGGCAAGCACTACGTGATCCAGGACGCCGCGATGAACGACCTCATCCGGCCCACCCTGTACGGCTCGTTCCACCGGATCTGGCCGGTCGCGCCCGCCGCCGGCGTGCCGGTGACGCCCGACGTGAACGGGGACCCGGACGACCCGCAGCCGTTCCGCGAGATGCCGAACTGCTTCAAGCAGGACGTGGTCGGCCCCGTCTGCGAGAGCGGCGACTACCTCGCCAAGGACCGCCCGCTGCCGGGCCTGACCCGCGGGGACCTGCTCGCGGTGTTCTCCGCCGGCGCCTACGGGATGACGATGTCGTCCAACTACAACTCCCGGTGCCGGGCGGCGGAGGTGCTCGTCTCAGGCCGCACGCATCGATTAATCCGCCGCCGCGAGACCTTTGCCGACCTCGTCGCGTGCGAAGAGGATTGCTTAACCTGA
- a CDS encoding phosphodiester glycosidase family protein: MRSVLFVVLATGTAGLLPAADGPFKAPPVWKPLFSGVELTDLIGDTPRLMKGHAVRIDLKAAGIGFLATPGNGDRPGETDGLKTSTFLKRHKLQLAINAAPFGPIHKDEEKEQDVVGVQVSGGKLVSPAQPGYPALLLAKDNRARIAAPPFDLEGIENAVGGFHIVLKGGEVLTGDKSIHPRTAAGVSADGKTLVLLVIDGRQKDFSDGATTAEVGEWLKALGCAEGINLDGGGTTTLVVAGADGAPKLINRPIHANKSGTERVSASHLGVFAKPLPQK; the protein is encoded by the coding sequence ATGCGTTCTGTTCTGTTCGTGGTGCTGGCAACCGGAACGGCCGGCCTGCTCCCCGCTGCCGACGGCCCGTTCAAAGCCCCGCCCGTCTGGAAACCGCTCTTCAGCGGGGTGGAACTCACCGACCTGATCGGCGACACGCCGCGCCTCATGAAGGGGCACGCGGTCCGGATCGATCTGAAGGCGGCGGGCATCGGGTTCCTCGCCACCCCGGGCAACGGCGACCGACCCGGCGAGACCGACGGGCTGAAGACGAGCACGTTTCTGAAGCGCCACAAGTTGCAACTGGCGATCAACGCGGCGCCGTTCGGCCCGATCCACAAGGATGAGGAGAAGGAGCAGGACGTCGTCGGCGTTCAGGTGAGCGGCGGGAAGCTCGTCTCGCCGGCTCAGCCCGGATACCCCGCGCTGCTGCTCGCGAAGGACAACCGCGCCCGGATCGCGGCCCCGCCGTTCGACCTAGAAGGGATCGAGAACGCGGTCGGCGGGTTCCACATCGTGCTGAAGGGCGGTGAGGTGCTAACCGGCGACAAGTCGATCCACCCGCGCACCGCGGCGGGCGTTTCGGCCGACGGGAAAACGCTGGTGCTGCTTGTCATCGACGGCCGGCAGAAGGATTTCAGCGACGGCGCCACCACGGCAGAGGTCGGTGAGTGGCTGAAGGCACTGGGGTGCGCCGAGGGCATCAACCTCGACGGCGGCGGCACGACGACGCTGGTGGTCGCGGGTGCGGACGGCGCGCCGAAGCTGATCAACCGGCCGATCCACGCGAACAAGTCCGGGACCGAGCGGGTATCGGCCAGTCACCTGGGGGTGTTCGCCAAACCGTTACCACAGAAGTAG
- a CDS encoding DUF3817 domain-containing protein: protein MLHTPVGRVRAAGLVEGVSALVLFFIAMPLKYLSGMPELGKEVVYWVGAVHGALFIGYALVTFVAWGQGAVTAKLVGCAAVASIVPFGPFVVDGMLRRHEERTRAATAD from the coding sequence GTGCTGCACACTCCGGTTGGCCGCGTTCGCGCGGCCGGTCTCGTGGAAGGCGTTTCCGCGCTGGTCCTGTTCTTCATCGCGATGCCGCTGAAGTACCTCTCCGGGATGCCCGAACTCGGCAAGGAAGTCGTTTACTGGGTCGGCGCGGTCCACGGCGCGCTGTTCATCGGGTACGCGCTCGTCACGTTCGTCGCGTGGGGGCAGGGGGCCGTTACCGCGAAGCTGGTGGGCTGCGCCGCCGTCGCTTCGATTGTTCCGTTCGGGCCGTTCGTCGTTGATGGTATGCTGAGGCGACACGAGGAGCGAACACGCGCCGCGACCGCGGACTGA
- a CDS encoding OB-fold protein has protein sequence MPPTSDKPGDDKGAPAPSPIYKVKSEDLAAEFKQNEAAAQAKYSGAVIEVSGKIIFLGLRNVDNALVGLRETQDQKSGSSIGLSVVMKGRSVIGKIACEQEVSIRCTWKKTPLSSGLVEGELLTTGPDTAVRMTSEEFAQQFTADPKGMKEKCRDRTIILRGAVDSGPDPKGQANEFGLKGNGRIRIRCRIQPAYVDECPVPAIGKDVTVVASLWLVDEGESVFLFVHM, from the coding sequence GTGCCCCCCACTAGTGACAAACCGGGAGACGATAAGGGAGCGCCCGCGCCGTCCCCGATCTACAAGGTCAAATCTGAAGACCTTGCTGCAGAATTCAAACAGAACGAGGCCGCGGCACAAGCTAAATACTCTGGCGCGGTCATTGAGGTGAGCGGCAAAATCATTTTCCTCGGATTGCGAAATGTCGACAATGCCCTTGTTGGATTGCGAGAAACTCAGGACCAAAAGTCCGGATCAAGCATCGGCCTAAGCGTCGTGATGAAGGGAAGAAGCGTAATTGGTAAAATCGCTTGTGAACAAGAGGTTTCTATACGCTGCACCTGGAAAAAGACACCGCTCTCGTCGGGCCTCGTCGAGGGAGAACTTCTCACAACCGGACCTGACACGGCGGTACGAATGACATCAGAGGAGTTTGCACAACAGTTTACGGCTGATCCCAAGGGGATGAAGGAAAAATGCCGGGATCGAACCATCATTCTGCGGGGGGCGGTTGATTCCGGGCCAGACCCCAAGGGCCAAGCCAACGAGTTCGGTCTCAAAGGCAACGGCCGGATCCGTATTCGCTGTCGAATCCAACCGGCCTATGTAGATGAATGCCCGGTTCCCGCCATCGGGAAAGACGTTACGGTTGTTGCGTCATTGTGGCTAGTGGACGAGGGCGAAAGCGTGTTCCTCTTCGTCCACATGTGA
- the argH gene encoding argininosuccinate lyase: MSQKTWGGRFSGGTDSRVEAFTESISFDKRLYRHDIQGSQAHARMLAEVGMLTAQEAEQIVRALDDIGADIDAGKMEYKISLEDIHTHIERALIARLGDTGRKLHTGRSRNDQVVTDLKLWTRDAIDELDSLLADLQRSFVESAERERGLILPGYTHLQRAQPVLAAHYFLAYAEKFQRDRERLADCRKRVNVLPLGAAALAGTSLPIDRESVRAKLAFDSVARNSLDVSSDRDFALEFVFCLSLVAAHLSGWAEEWVIWSTTEFNFLDLPDAFCTGSSIMPHKKNPDVLELTRGKAGRVIGALQQLFLLVKGLPLAYNRDLQEDKTALFDAFDTVQGCLAVAAPLVSQTKLRREVIAARIEDGFLDATTLMEALIARGVPMRSAHEVVGNLVRECEQRKCRLADLPAELFPAPEVKAALGVANSLAAFRSYGSTAPAEVERQLGEWKERLK; the protein is encoded by the coding sequence ATGAGTCAGAAGACCTGGGGCGGGCGGTTCAGCGGCGGCACCGACTCGCGCGTGGAAGCGTTCACGGAATCGATCAGCTTCGACAAGCGGCTGTACCGGCACGACATCCAGGGGAGCCAGGCGCACGCCCGGATGCTCGCCGAGGTGGGCATGCTCACGGCGCAAGAGGCCGAGCAGATCGTTCGCGCCCTCGACGACATCGGGGCCGACATCGACGCCGGCAAGATGGAGTACAAGATCTCCCTTGAGGACATCCACACCCACATCGAGCGCGCGCTGATCGCGAGGCTCGGCGACACCGGCCGCAAGCTGCACACGGGCCGCAGCCGCAACGACCAGGTGGTGACGGACCTCAAGCTTTGGACCCGCGACGCGATCGACGAGCTGGATTCCCTCCTCGCCGACCTCCAGCGCTCGTTCGTGGAGTCGGCGGAGCGCGAGCGGGGGTTGATCCTGCCCGGGTACACGCACCTGCAGCGCGCGCAGCCGGTGCTCGCGGCGCACTACTTCCTGGCCTACGCCGAGAAGTTCCAGCGCGACCGCGAGCGGCTCGCCGACTGCCGCAAGCGGGTGAACGTGCTGCCGCTCGGGGCCGCGGCGCTCGCGGGCACCTCGCTGCCCATCGACCGCGAGTCGGTGCGGGCCAAGCTCGCGTTCGATTCGGTCGCGCGGAACAGCCTCGACGTGTCCAGCGACCGTGACTTCGCGCTGGAGTTCGTGTTCTGCCTGTCGCTCGTCGCCGCGCACCTGAGCGGCTGGGCGGAAGAGTGGGTGATCTGGAGCACCACCGAGTTCAACTTCCTCGACTTGCCCGACGCGTTCTGCACGGGGTCGAGCATCATGCCGCACAAGAAGAACCCGGACGTGCTGGAACTGACCCGCGGAAAGGCCGGCCGCGTGATCGGCGCGCTGCAACAGCTCTTCCTGCTGGTGAAGGGGTTGCCGCTGGCGTACAACCGCGACCTTCAGGAAGACAAAACCGCCCTTTTCGACGCCTTCGACACCGTTCAGGGGTGCTTGGCGGTGGCCGCCCCGCTCGTGAGCCAGACGAAGCTGCGGCGCGAGGTCATTGCCGCCCGCATCGAAGACGGGTTCCTCGACGCCACGACGTTGATGGAAGCGCTCATCGCCCGCGGCGTGCCGATGCGCTCGGCCCACGAGGTGGTCGGTAACCTGGTGCGGGAGTGCGAGCAGCGCAAGTGCCGCCTCGCCGATCTCCCGGCCGAACTGTTCCCCGCGCCCGAGGTCAAGGCCGCGCTGGGCGTGGCGAACAGCCTGGCGGCGTTCCGCAGCTACGGCTCGACCGCCCCGGCCGAGGTCGAACGGCAGTTGGGCGAGTGGAAAGAGCGGCTTAAGTGA